In one window of Coralliovum pocilloporae DNA:
- a CDS encoding KpsF/GutQ family sugar-phosphate isomerase — protein MTEAKSSAPVADQTQMTPIASADRTLQLEINGLLAVKESLNNGLQDQFKAAVETILKASGRVIVSGMGKSGHVGNKLAATLASTGTPSFFVHPAEASHGDLGMITKDDVVIALSWSGDTAELSSLLAYTRRFGVSMIAITSKNNSALGRNADIVLALPREEEACPHGLAPTTSTTMQLALSDALAIALLEARGFTAEHFGVYHPGGSLGANLKYVRDLMRKGNAMPLVESGINMTDGLILMTEKGVGCLGIVGQDGELVGMVTDGDLRRHAQDNLLELTVDQVMTAGPTVVSPDILVSKAMEILSQGKINVIFAVEEGRPVGVLHVQDLIQQGVV, from the coding sequence ATGACAGAAGCCAAGTCGTCGGCACCCGTTGCCGACCAGACGCAAATGACACCCATTGCGTCAGCCGATCGTACCCTGCAGTTGGAAATCAATGGCCTTCTGGCTGTGAAAGAGAGCCTGAACAACGGTCTTCAGGATCAGTTCAAGGCAGCCGTCGAGACCATTCTGAAGGCCAGCGGGCGTGTCATCGTATCCGGCATGGGCAAAAGCGGTCATGTGGGCAACAAGCTGGCCGCGACCCTGGCATCAACGGGAACTCCGTCCTTTTTCGTGCATCCTGCAGAAGCCTCTCATGGCGACCTTGGCATGATTACCAAGGATGATGTGGTGATCGCCTTGTCATGGTCCGGCGACACGGCGGAGCTGAGCAGCCTTCTGGCCTATACCCGCCGGTTTGGTGTGAGCATGATTGCGATCACCTCAAAGAATAACAGCGCGCTTGGTCGCAATGCCGATATTGTCCTGGCCCTGCCGCGTGAAGAAGAAGCCTGCCCGCATGGACTGGCACCGACCACCTCCACCACCATGCAGCTTGCCCTGAGTGACGCGCTGGCCATTGCGCTTCTTGAGGCCCGTGGGTTCACGGCGGAACATTTTGGCGTCTATCATCCGGGTGGCAGCCTTGGGGCCAACCTCAAATACGTGCGTGATCTGATGCGCAAGGGCAATGCCATGCCGTTGGTCGAATCGGGCATCAACATGACAGACGGCCTTATTCTGATGACTGAAAAAGGTGTCGGCTGTCTCGGGATTGTCGGCCAGGACGGTGAGCTGGTCGGCATGGTTACCGATGGCGACTTGCGGCGTCATGCCCAGGATAACCTGCTTGAGCTGACGGTTGATCAGGTCATGACCGCCGGCCCAACGGTGGTGTCGCCTGACATTCTCGTCAGCAAGGCCATGGAGATCCTGTCACAGGGCAAAATCAATGTGATCTTTGCCGTTGAGGAAGGACGTCCTGTCGGTGTTCTCCACGTTCAAGACCTGATCCAGCAGGGTGTTGTCTGA
- the ppk2 gene encoding polyphosphate kinase 2 has protein sequence MSNALPFDLEDAEFPKALKDAALTSGGYPYDRKLKRSRYEKHLTDLQIELVKFQQWVQHKGERVVIVFEGRDSAGKGGTIGAFRQYLNPRWVRTVALSKPTERERGQWYFQRYVDHLPTQGEIVLFDRSWYNRAGVEPVMGFCSDSETEKFLTDVPRFESMLVDEGIHLFKIWLNIGREMQWKRFHDRRHSPLKVWKLSPIDVSALGKWDAYTSARDQMLDRTHTDIAPWTIVRSNDKRRARLNAIQHVLTSIDYPGRDQDTIGATDPLVLGNGPGFLIGSE, from the coding sequence ATGAGTAATGCTCTGCCATTTGATCTTGAGGATGCCGAGTTCCCCAAAGCACTGAAGGATGCAGCCCTGACCAGCGGTGGCTACCCTTATGACCGCAAACTGAAGCGCTCCAGATATGAGAAACACCTGACAGATCTGCAGATTGAGCTGGTCAAGTTCCAACAGTGGGTCCAACACAAGGGCGAACGGGTCGTTATTGTTTTTGAAGGTCGGGACTCTGCGGGGAAAGGCGGCACAATCGGGGCTTTCCGGCAATATCTCAACCCGCGCTGGGTGCGCACTGTGGCCCTTTCAAAACCGACCGAGCGCGAGCGCGGCCAGTGGTATTTCCAGCGTTATGTGGATCACCTGCCGACCCAGGGCGAGATCGTCCTGTTTGACCGGTCATGGTACAATCGCGCCGGGGTGGAGCCGGTCATGGGCTTCTGCTCGGACAGCGAAACCGAGAAATTCCTGACAGATGTCCCCCGCTTTGAAAGCATGCTGGTGGATGAAGGCATCCATCTGTTCAAGATCTGGCTCAATATCGGACGGGAAATGCAATGGAAAAGATTCCACGACAGGCGTCACAGTCCGTTGAAGGTCTGGAAACTGTCTCCCATTGACGTCTCGGCACTGGGCAAATGGGACGCCTATACGTCCGCCCGCGACCAGATGCTTGACCGGACCCATACAGATATTGCCCCATGGACAATTGTGCGTTCAAACGACAAGCGGCGGGCGCGGCTGAATGCTATTCAGCATGTCCTCACCTCAATCGACTATCCGGGCAGGGATCAGGATACTATCGGGGCGACCGATCCACTTGTTCTCGGCAACGGCCCCGGATTTCTGATCGGGTCGGAATAG
- a CDS encoding ATP-binding protein: MIRFSVHRWAAGPIFAARSLIGEKSMVEHSLDENRLPTLSRSRELRERLLNGKWVIGASVLVLSLLGYFEDVAWPLLAASFLVLAFAVVLTPRKPRLAKIRAGLAQRNVWPDTRIKAAVEALPEPSFLIGPKGIVRFGNMAGHQMFPSVEVGEPLSFKLRVPEFLDALARVTQGGDAESVDYAERLPTARYFRATFTGIRLGPGNRRSGKLPPDFVLLVFRDQTEQRRVEQMRGDFIANASHELRTPLASLSGFIETLKGPARDDAEARDRFLDIMSSQAQRMSRLIDDLLSLSRIEMKPAMSDAEEIDLNNLVHQIGDTLAPLLEELNVSLEMDLPETPLHVHGVRDEMTQVFSNLIENAIKYGQSGGRVRVSGRLETRVPDGRINAVLSVRDWGPGIDAEHLPRLTERFYRVDVQTSRAKKGTGLGLAIVKHIIGRHGGRLAIRSEPGNGACFDVILESSES; the protein is encoded by the coding sequence ATGATTCGTTTTTCTGTGCACAGATGGGCTGCAGGCCCTATCTTTGCAGCACGAAGCCTGATTGGTGAAAAGAGTATGGTGGAACACAGTCTGGATGAAAACAGGTTGCCGACCCTGTCCCGATCCCGCGAATTGCGGGAGCGGTTGCTGAATGGCAAATGGGTTATTGGCGCGTCTGTACTGGTCCTGTCCCTGCTTGGCTATTTTGAAGATGTGGCATGGCCGCTTCTTGCAGCCTCGTTCCTGGTTCTGGCTTTCGCCGTTGTCCTGACCCCGCGCAAGCCGCGTCTGGCCAAGATCAGGGCAGGGCTGGCCCAGCGTAACGTCTGGCCCGATACGCGGATCAAGGCTGCAGTGGAAGCGCTGCCGGAGCCTTCGTTTCTGATCGGGCCAAAGGGTATCGTCCGTTTCGGCAATATGGCAGGGCATCAGATGTTTCCGTCTGTCGAGGTTGGCGAGCCTCTTTCATTCAAACTCCGGGTTCCGGAATTCCTCGACGCGCTGGCCAGAGTGACGCAAGGGGGAGACGCTGAATCCGTTGATTATGCGGAGCGCCTCCCCACAGCCCGGTATTTCCGAGCCACATTCACAGGAATCCGTCTTGGCCCGGGCAACAGGCGCTCCGGCAAGCTGCCGCCGGACTTTGTCTTGCTGGTCTTCCGGGATCAGACGGAACAGCGACGTGTTGAGCAGATGCGTGGGGACTTCATTGCCAATGCCAGTCATGAGCTGCGAACGCCCCTTGCCTCTCTTTCAGGGTTTATCGAGACCCTGAAAGGACCGGCCAGGGATGATGCAGAAGCGCGCGATCGATTCCTCGATATCATGTCCAGTCAGGCCCAGAGGATGTCCCGTCTGATTGATGATCTTCTGTCTCTCAGCCGGATCGAAATGAAACCGGCCATGAGTGATGCGGAAGAGATTGATCTGAACAACCTCGTTCATCAGATCGGAGATACCCTGGCTCCGCTCCTGGAAGAGCTGAATGTCAGCCTTGAGATGGATCTGCCGGAGACGCCTCTTCACGTCCACGGCGTGCGGGACGAGATGACCCAGGTGTTCAGCAATCTTATTGAAAACGCGATCAAATACGGCCAGAGCGGTGGTCGTGTTCGTGTGTCAGGTCGCCTCGAGACGCGGGTACCTGACGGGCGGATAAATGCAGTTCTTTCGGTGCGGGACTGGGGTCCGGGAATTGATGCCGAACATCTGCCCCGGCTGACGGAGCGATTCTATCGTGTGGATGTTCAGACCAGCCGTGCCAAGAAGGGTACAGGACTGGGGCTGGCCATCGTGAAACACATTATAGGGCGGCATGGTGGGCGGCTGGCAATCCGCAGTGAGCCGGGAAATGGTGCCTGTTTTGATGTCATTCTGGAATCATCAGAATCTTGA
- a CDS encoding substrate-binding domain-containing protein, translated as MFAGAAEARDRIQIVGSSTVFPFATAVAERFGQKTEFDTPVVESTGSGGGMKLFCAGVGENTPDVTNASRRIKSSEFEKCVANGVTPVEVKVGFDGIVIGNAKAGPEIDVTRQQLFQALARQVLVDGKLVDNPNQKWSDIDPSLPDVKIEVLGPPPTSGTRDAFAELALEGGAKKFPILKELRGLKAGDPRIAEIAKEIGIPEAALSKDGKALKGKKIFGAIAHAVREDGAYIEAGENDNLIVQKLEANPNAFGIFGFSFLDQNADKIQGAQVGGVAPEFDSIADGDYPVSRSLFFYVKKEHVGVIPGIEGYVAEFTKEGTWGDEGYLTDKGLIPLPAADRKKGAEEANGLVPLSL; from the coding sequence ATGTTTGCCGGTGCTGCAGAAGCACGCGACCGTATTCAGATCGTTGGCTCTTCAACGGTATTCCCGTTCGCAACAGCGGTTGCTGAGCGGTTTGGTCAGAAAACCGAATTTGACACCCCGGTCGTTGAGTCCACCGGTTCCGGCGGCGGCATGAAGCTGTTCTGTGCAGGTGTTGGTGAAAACACCCCGGATGTGACCAATGCATCCCGTCGCATCAAATCCAGCGAATTCGAAAAATGTGTTGCCAATGGCGTGACCCCGGTTGAGGTCAAAGTCGGCTTCGATGGCATCGTTATCGGTAATGCAAAAGCAGGTCCGGAGATTGACGTAACCCGTCAGCAGCTGTTCCAGGCTCTGGCTCGTCAGGTTCTCGTTGATGGCAAGCTGGTCGATAACCCGAACCAGAAGTGGTCTGACATTGACCCATCCCTTCCGGATGTGAAAATTGAAGTCCTCGGCCCGCCACCGACCTCCGGTACCCGTGATGCTTTCGCTGAGCTTGCTCTCGAAGGTGGTGCCAAGAAATTCCCGATCCTCAAGGAGCTGCGCGGCCTGAAAGCTGGTGACCCGCGGATTGCTGAGATCGCAAAAGAAATCGGCATTCCGGAAGCTGCTCTCAGCAAAGACGGCAAGGCTCTTAAGGGTAAGAAAATCTTCGGCGCAATCGCTCACGCCGTTCGCGAAGATGGCGCTTACATCGAAGCTGGTGAGAACGATAACCTCATCGTTCAGAAGCTGGAAGCCAACCCGAATGCATTCGGCATCTTTGGCTTCTCCTTCCTTGATCAGAATGCTGACAAGATCCAGGGTGCTCAGGTTGGCGGTGTTGCTCCGGAATTCGATTCCATTGCAGATGGCGACTATCCGGTTTCCCGCTCCCTGTTCTTCTACGTGAAGAAAGAGCATGTGGGTGTTATCCCGGGCATCGAGGGTTATGTTGCCGAGTTCACCAAAGAGGGAACCTGGGGTGATGAAGGCTACCTGACCGACAAGGGTCTGATCCCGCTTCCGGCGGCTGATCGCAAAAAAGGCGCTGAAGAGGCCAATGGCCTGGTTCCGCTGAGCCTTTAA
- the pstC gene encoding phosphate ABC transporter permease subunit PstC: MSVFWIVLAGLCVLFAVGFGAGKARAYAVCNGSVSDLHSRPGYHGAYVALSIFLPCLFALLAWAIVSPSILESYVLSESAAVTAGMSAPEVQAFARDARALAFGGIVGRPELVKDAAELYRSYSAVSDTLILVVAGLLAAAGFFLSYRKIQVDTRTRHTVERVIRITLIACSAIAILTTIGIVMSLIFESLRFFQKIPLLDFLFGIEWSPQTALRADQVGGSGTFGMIPLFVGTLLITLIAMLVAAPVGLLAAIYLSDYATNRVRAIAKPVLEILAGIPTVVYGFFAALTVAPMFRGFGESVGLTVSSESALAAGVVMGIMIIPFVSSLSDDVINAVPQSLRDGSAGLGATKSETIMRVVLPAALPGIVSALLLAVSRAIGETMIVVMAAGLAANLTINPLEAVTTVTVQIVTLLVGDQEFDSAKTLAAFALGLVLFCVTLALNVIALRVVQKYREQYD; this comes from the coding sequence ATGTCTGTTTTCTGGATTGTGCTTGCAGGACTCTGTGTTCTGTTCGCTGTAGGGTTTGGTGCTGGCAAGGCCCGAGCTTACGCGGTGTGTAACGGAAGTGTTTCGGACCTTCATTCGCGGCCTGGCTACCACGGAGCCTATGTGGCTCTGTCAATCTTCCTGCCCTGTCTGTTTGCCTTGCTGGCCTGGGCGATCGTTTCCCCGTCCATTCTGGAATCCTATGTTCTGTCCGAAAGTGCTGCCGTAACTGCGGGCATGAGCGCGCCGGAAGTTCAGGCTTTCGCACGTGATGCCCGGGCTCTGGCCTTTGGCGGTATCGTTGGACGTCCGGAGCTGGTGAAGGATGCGGCAGAGCTGTATCGATCCTATTCCGCCGTCAGTGATACCCTGATCCTGGTTGTCGCCGGTCTTCTGGCCGCTGCCGGGTTTTTTCTGAGCTACCGCAAGATCCAGGTCGATACGCGCACCCGGCATACGGTTGAGCGCGTTATCCGCATCACACTGATCGCCTGTTCAGCTATTGCCATTCTGACGACGATTGGCATTGTGATGTCGCTGATCTTTGAATCCCTGCGGTTTTTCCAGAAAATTCCGCTGCTTGACTTCCTGTTTGGTATCGAATGGAGTCCGCAAACCGCGCTCCGTGCGGATCAGGTTGGCGGTTCCGGCACATTCGGCATGATTCCGCTGTTCGTCGGTACTCTTTTGATTACGCTGATTGCGATGCTGGTTGCAGCGCCTGTCGGTCTTCTGGCGGCAATTTACCTGTCTGACTATGCCACCAACCGGGTGCGTGCAATTGCCAAGCCGGTGCTTGAGATTCTCGCCGGTATCCCGACAGTGGTGTACGGCTTCTTTGCAGCGCTGACTGTTGCGCCCATGTTCCGGGGGTTTGGTGAGAGTGTCGGCCTGACGGTATCGTCCGAATCCGCGCTCGCTGCCGGGGTTGTCATGGGTATCATGATCATCCCGTTTGTTTCTTCGCTGTCCGATGATGTGATCAATGCGGTTCCGCAGTCGCTGCGAGATGGCTCTGCCGGTCTGGGGGCAACCAAGTCCGAAACCATCATGCGCGTCGTTCTGCCCGCTGCCCTGCCGGGTATTGTCTCGGCTCTGCTTCTGGCTGTCAGCCGGGCCATCGGTGAAACCATGATTGTGGTGATGGCAGCAGGTCTTGCAGCCAATCTGACAATCAATCCGCTTGAGGCGGTCACCACAGTGACTGTGCAGATCGTCACCCTTCTGGTCGGTGACCAGGAGTTTGACAGTGCCAAGACGCTGGCTGCCTTTGCGCTGGGTCTTGTCCTCTTCTGCGTCACGCTGGCGCTGAACGTAATCGCCCTTCGTGTGGTCCAGAAATATAGAGAGCAATATGACTGA
- the pstA gene encoding phosphate ABC transporter permease PstA: MTDMANQAAPATHASGANFQSDAARRHLARRYARERRFRLLGMSAVLVAVLFLAMLLSTVVFQGIPAFTSYSLSLTVNVPKSEVDPEGTGDPAVLRRGDYELYLKQAMAEALPFKIGRKDRRLRNGLISSGAGLSVRDALIADPSLMDRPNAYSVPLSDFADLYFKGLVTDREMVAVQGTLSPTVDGKDAELLSTSSSDFAAILDEVKDHLAGRANGLRQKARLSQLSEKALEADLADYRRRLADADAETRETLEGRIERADKDLAAVKARIANHLAEADKLDQKAADVSESLELDTTLPSYLIRINDGVVRLNQVSAAGVKGEVLIPLSSDEDAAAVNWTMERLVKPESNRKLSDKEIVWLDHLKSQNLVSYGFNTTFFSAGASREPELAGIWGAIVGSFLTMVVTLLLAFPLGVAAAIYLEEFAPKNRWTQLIEVNINNLAAVPSIVFGLLGLAVFLNVFHLPRSAPIVGGMVLALMTLPTIIIAARAALKAVPPSIREAALGIGASRIQTVFHHVLPLAMPGILTGTIIGMAQALGETAPLLMIGMVAFIVDIPAGPLDPATVLPVQIFMWADFPEIAFQQKTAAAIMILLGFLILMNALAVVLRKRFERRW, encoded by the coding sequence ATGACTGATATGGCAAATCAGGCTGCGCCTGCGACCCATGCGTCTGGCGCGAATTTCCAGTCAGATGCCGCTCGTCGTCATCTGGCCCGTCGATATGCAAGGGAGCGCCGGTTTCGCTTGCTGGGCATGAGTGCGGTACTGGTCGCTGTCCTGTTCCTCGCCATGCTGCTGTCAACGGTGGTGTTTCAGGGCATTCCGGCCTTTACCAGCTATTCGCTGTCCCTGACCGTGAATGTGCCGAAGAGTGAAGTCGACCCGGAAGGGACGGGCGATCCGGCTGTCCTCCGTCGTGGTGACTATGAACTCTATCTGAAACAGGCCATGGCTGAGGCGCTGCCGTTCAAAATCGGTCGTAAAGACCGACGCTTGCGCAATGGCCTGATCTCAAGCGGGGCCGGTTTGTCAGTGCGTGATGCGCTCATCGCCGATCCGTCCCTGATGGACAGGCCGAATGCCTATTCCGTCCCCCTGTCGGATTTTGCGGATCTTTATTTCAAGGGTCTTGTTACAGATCGCGAGATGGTGGCTGTTCAGGGAACCCTGTCTCCGACGGTGGATGGCAAGGATGCGGAACTGCTGTCCACCAGCAGCAGTGATTTTGCGGCCATTCTGGATGAAGTGAAGGACCATCTGGCGGGACGCGCCAATGGTTTGCGTCAGAAAGCCCGTCTCTCACAACTGTCCGAGAAAGCGCTTGAGGCTGATCTGGCGGATTACAGACGTCGCCTTGCAGATGCAGATGCGGAAACACGGGAGACCCTTGAAGGCCGTATCGAACGGGCCGACAAGGATCTGGCTGCGGTCAAGGCCCGTATTGCCAACCACCTGGCGGAAGCTGACAAACTCGACCAGAAGGCTGCAGATGTCAGTGAAAGTCTTGAGCTTGATACAACGCTGCCGTCTTACCTGATCCGCATCAATGATGGCGTTGTTCGCCTGAATCAGGTCTCGGCTGCCGGTGTGAAGGGTGAAGTGCTCATTCCGCTGTCATCGGATGAGGATGCTGCAGCCGTTAACTGGACAATGGAACGTCTGGTCAAGCCGGAAAGCAATCGCAAGCTGTCTGATAAGGAAATCGTCTGGCTCGATCATCTGAAAAGCCAGAATCTTGTCTCCTACGGCTTCAACACAACATTCTTTTCGGCCGGAGCCAGCCGCGAGCCGGAACTGGCAGGGATCTGGGGTGCCATTGTCGGCTCATTCCTGACGATGGTAGTGACCCTGCTGCTGGCTTTCCCGCTGGGTGTTGCTGCTGCCATCTATCTTGAGGAATTCGCGCCCAAGAACCGCTGGACCCAGCTGATTGAGGTGAACATCAACAATCTGGCTGCGGTACCATCCATTGTTTTCGGTCTTCTGGGTCTGGCCGTCTTCCTGAATGTTTTCCACTTGCCGCGCTCCGCGCCGATTGTCGGTGGTATGGTTCTCGCTCTGATGACCCTGCCGACCATCATTATTGCGGCGCGGGCCGCTCTGAAGGCCGTGCCGCCCTCCATCCGTGAGGCTGCACTGGGCATTGGGGCCTCGAGAATCCAGACCGTGTTTCACCATGTTCTGCCTCTGGCAATGCCGGGGATCCTGACCGGCACCATTATCGGCATGGCCCAGGCCCTGGGTGAAACTGCACCGCTGCTGATGATTGGCATGGTCGCCTTTATCGTCGACATTCCGGCAGGTCCACTGGACCCGGCGACCGTGCTGCCGGTGCAGATCTTCATGTGGGCGGATTTCCCGGAAATCGCGTTCCAGCAGAAGACGGCGGCAGCCATTATGATCCTGCTCGGCTTCTTGATTTTGATGAATGCGCTGGCCGTTGTGCTGCGCAAGAGATTTGAACGGCGCTGGTAG
- the pstB gene encoding phosphate ABC transporter ATP-binding protein PstB, translating to MASASASPSYKMRGKSVDVFYGEKQALFGVDLDIRERQVTALIGPSGCGKSTFLRCLNRMNDTIDVARVQGDITLDGLDIYDPSIDVVELRARVGMVFQKPNPFPKSIFENVAYGPRIHGLARDKAELEEIVVTSLQKAGLYEEVKDRLDAPGTGLSGGQQQRLCIARAIAVSPEVILMDEPCSALDPIATAKVEELMDELRENYTIVIVTHSMQQAARVSQRTAFFHLGVLVEEGATDQIFTNPADKRTQDYITGRFG from the coding sequence ATGGCTTCCGCATCGGCTAGCCCGAGTTACAAGATGCGCGGCAAGTCCGTTGACGTTTTCTATGGAGAAAAGCAGGCGCTTTTCGGCGTTGATCTCGATATCCGTGAGCGCCAGGTGACAGCCCTGATCGGCCCGTCCGGCTGCGGCAAGTCGACCTTTCTGCGCTGCCTGAACCGGATGAATGACACCATTGATGTGGCTCGGGTTCAGGGTGATATCACACTTGATGGTCTGGATATCTATGACCCGTCCATCGATGTGGTCGAGTTGCGCGCCCGTGTTGGCATGGTGTTTCAGAAACCTAACCCGTTTCCGAAGTCCATTTTCGAGAATGTGGCCTATGGGCCACGCATTCATGGCCTCGCCCGGGACAAGGCGGAGCTTGAGGAAATCGTCGTGACCAGCCTGCAGAAGGCGGGTCTCTATGAGGAAGTCAAGGATCGGCTTGATGCGCCTGGTACAGGTCTCTCCGGTGGTCAGCAGCAGCGCCTGTGTATCGCCCGCGCCATTGCCGTGAGCCCGGAAGTCATCCTGATGGATGAGCCATGTTCGGCGCTTGATCCGATTGCAACCGCCAAGGTTGAAGAGCTGATGGATGAGCTGCGGGAGAACTATACGATCGTGATCGTGACCCATTCCATGCAGCAGGCCGCGCGCGTGTCGCAACGGACAGCCTTCTTCCATCTGGGCGTTCTGGTTGAAGAAGGGGCGACAGACCAGATCTTCACCAACCCGGCGGACAAACGGACGCAGGATTACATCACAGGCCGTTTCGGCTAA
- the phoU gene encoding phosphate signaling complex protein PhoU: MTDHIVSSFDEELQRLAGRIAEMGGLAEKQVAEAVTALNRGDIPLAKSVIESDKRLDDMQREIEDQAIILIARRQPMASDLREIIAAMRTSSDLERVGDLAKNIAKRVVAMDGGHHFKAFILGVENVSELALGQLQRVLDAYTGKNMALAEEVRMRDDEIDALYTSLFRQLLTYMMEDPRNITLCTHLLFCAKNIERIGDHATNIAETVYYVKTGEQFEEERQKADETSLLSHEDISQPE, encoded by the coding sequence ATGACAGATCATATTGTATCGTCTTTTGATGAAGAATTGCAGCGGCTTGCCGGCCGCATTGCAGAAATGGGCGGTCTGGCTGAAAAGCAGGTGGCTGAGGCTGTTACTGCGCTGAACCGCGGCGATATTCCGTTGGCCAAGTCTGTTATTGAGTCGGACAAGCGGCTGGATGATATGCAGCGCGAAATTGAGGACCAGGCGATTATTCTGATCGCGCGTCGTCAGCCGATGGCCTCTGATCTGCGTGAAATCATTGCAGCCATGCGAACCTCAAGTGATCTGGAGCGGGTCGGTGATCTGGCCAAGAATATCGCCAAACGTGTTGTGGCAATGGATGGTGGCCATCACTTCAAGGCGTTTATTCTGGGCGTTGAAAACGTTTCCGAGCTGGCTCTCGGGCAGCTGCAGCGGGTGCTGGATGCCTATACGGGCAAGAACATGGCTCTGGCTGAAGAAGTGCGGATGCGCGATGATGAAATCGACGCGCTTTATACGTCTCTTTTCCGCCAGCTTCTCACCTATATGATGGAAGACCCGCGCAATATCACATTGTGCACGCATCTTCTGTTCTGCGCCAAGAACATTGAGCGGATTGGTGACCATGCAACCAATATCGCTGAGACTGTCTACTATGTGAAGACAGGCGAGCAGTTCGAGGAAGAGCGTCAGAAAGCCGATGAGACGTCTTTGCTGTCGCATGAAGACATCAGTCAGCCGGAATAG
- the phoB gene encoding phosphate regulon transcriptional regulator PhoB, whose amino-acid sequence MGPRILVVEDEEPLSVLLRYNLEAEGYSVSTAMTGDDAELSLQEATPDLIVLDWMLPGLSGIELCRRIRAMPDTERVPVIMLTARSEETDRIRGLTTGADDYMVKPFSVPELVARVKALLRRASPELVSSLLKAGDLELDRETHRVHRNGREIHLGPIEFRLLEFFMQSPGRVFNREQLLNGVWGHDVYVDERTVDVHVGRLRKAINRGRSKDPIRTVRGAGYGLDDKIH is encoded by the coding sequence ATGGGACCGCGCATACTCGTTGTGGAAGATGAAGAGCCGCTCAGTGTTCTGCTGCGGTACAATCTTGAGGCGGAGGGCTACAGTGTCAGCACCGCTATGACGGGAGACGATGCAGAACTGTCATTGCAGGAGGCAACCCCTGATCTGATCGTCCTGGACTGGATGTTGCCCGGCCTGTCAGGTATCGAACTGTGCCGACGCATTCGTGCTATGCCGGACACCGAGCGGGTGCCGGTGATCATGCTGACAGCACGATCTGAAGAGACAGATCGTATTCGCGGCCTCACCACTGGCGCCGATGATTATATGGTCAAGCCTTTCTCGGTGCCCGAGCTCGTGGCTCGCGTAAAGGCGCTGTTGCGCCGCGCCAGCCCGGAGCTTGTCTCAAGCCTGCTGAAAGCCGGTGATCTGGAACTGGATCGGGAAACCCACAGGGTGCACCGCAACGGTCGCGAGATCCATCTCGGACCTATCGAATTCCGTCTGCTTGAGTTCTTCATGCAGAGCCCGGGGCGTGTCTTCAACCGTGAGCAGTTGCTGAATGGCGTCTGGGGGCACGATGTCTATGTGGATGAACGCACCGTCGATGTTCACGTAGGCCGCCTGCGCAAGGCGATCAACCGTGGCCGCAGCAAGGACCCCATCCGCACAGTCCGCGGCGCTGGTTACGGGCTGGACGACAAAATTCACTAG
- a CDS encoding MBL fold metallo-hydrolase translates to MLRQVRDDLYQIGESALGADGWCEAVRVFVLLNNGCPLIFDAGSHLHRKQIMAELKELLGESSPGFVFLTHTELPHTGNLSAILDAWPQTRLVVSSAILPHVELPWWVSEEQVDFAYAGTEGSYGGRTISFTDGILKDQPGTQWMYDAQTGTLFTADAFGYLFPETADDAFDDEMEDGIPTQWFRHYHGAAFRFLPMVQGQAANADITRVFASRQVNVIAPTHGNAIRGDVPGHVAKIQDAISELCQ, encoded by the coding sequence ATGCTCAGACAGGTTCGTGACGATCTATATCAGATCGGAGAGAGTGCCCTGGGTGCAGACGGCTGGTGTGAGGCTGTCCGTGTGTTTGTTCTGCTCAATAATGGATGTCCTCTGATCTTCGATGCAGGCTCACATCTGCACCGCAAACAGATTATGGCCGAGCTCAAGGAGCTGTTGGGAGAAAGCTCACCCGGCTTTGTTTTCCTGACCCATACGGAACTGCCTCATACGGGAAATCTGAGCGCCATACTTGACGCCTGGCCGCAGACAAGACTGGTCGTCTCAAGCGCGATCCTGCCTCATGTCGAGCTCCCATGGTGGGTTTCAGAGGAACAGGTAGACTTCGCCTATGCGGGGACTGAAGGCTCCTATGGCGGGCGCACGATCTCCTTCACTGACGGGATACTGAAGGATCAGCCCGGCACCCAGTGGATGTATGACGCACAGACAGGCACGTTGTTTACAGCCGATGCCTTTGGATATCTGTTTCCGGAAACAGCCGATGACGCCTTTGACGATGAGATGGAAGACGGCATTCCGACACAATGGTTCCGTCACTATCACGGCGCGGCTTTCCGGTTTCTTCCCATGGTTCAGGGGCAGGCCGCCAATGCGGACATCACCAGGGTCTTTGCCAGCAGGCAGGTCAATGTCATCGCACCGACCCATGGCAATGCGATCCGTGGGGACGTTCCAGGCCATGTTGCAAAGATACAGGACGCTATTTCGGAGTTGTGCCAATGA